The Paludibacter jiangxiensis DNA segment TTCCACTCCTACTCAACAGAAAGAGTAGAACCCGTATGCGAACATTTTGGAGTGTGTGGTGGTTGCAAATGGCAGCATCTGAATTATCAGGCCCAGCTGAAGTACAAACAACAACAAGTCACCGACAACCTTACCAGAATTGGTAAAATTGAATTACCTGATATTTCTCCAATTCTAGGATCAAAAGATATAACGCATTACCGAAATAAGCTGGAATTCACTTTTTCGAATAAACGCTGGATGACAGACGAAGAAATCAAATCCAACGCCCAGTTCGAAGATATGAATGCTTTGGGATTTCATATTCCAACTTATTTCGATAAAGTATTAGACATAAAAAAATGTTGGCTGCAAGACGATATTGCAAATCAAATTCGATTGGCGGTTAGAAGCTATGCCATAGAGCATCATCTTGCTTTTTTCGACCTGAGAAACCAGGCTGGTTTCCTTAGAAACATGATAATTCGCACCAGCACAACGGGAGAATTGATGCTCATAATGGTCTTCTTTAAAGAGGAGAAAGAAAAACGAGAAAATCTATTGGATCATCTCCTGTCATTGTTTCCCAACATCACATCTCTGGTTTATATCATTAATGAAAAAGTTAACGATACCATCACCGATCAGGATGTTATTTTATACCACGGTAGAGATCACATTTTCGAGCAAATGGAAGATTTGAAGTTCAAGATTGGAGCTAAATCGTTCTACCAGACTAATTCGAAACAGGCTTACGAGTTATACAAGATAGTCAGAGACTTTGCACAGCTGTCAGGAAATGAACTGGTGTATGACCTTTACACCGGAACCGGAACTATAGCCAATTTTGTATCTCACCAAGCAAAAAAAGTTGTTGGTATTGAATATGTACCAGAAGCTATCGAAGATGCCAAAGTAAATTCAGAGCTGAATAGCGTACAGAATACTTTGTTTTACGCCGGAGATATGAAAGACATCCTGAATAATGATTTTATCAATGAACATGGACATCCGGATGTAATTATTACAGATCCTCCACGCGCAGGAATGCACACCAATGTCGTTGATGCCATTATTTTTGCAGCTCCGAAGAGAATTGTATATGTCAGTTGCAATCCGGCTACTCAGGCGAGAGACTTAAGTCTGCTGGATGAACAATATAAGGTAACACGTGTGCAACCTGTAGATATGTTTCCGCATACTCATCATGTGGAAAATGTGGTTCTTTTAGAAAAGCGATAAAGACTGGATTCGGAAAATCAAAGCCCGATTATCCTGAAATGTACACTGGCTCAGAACACAATATATTGAAATAATTAGCATTTTTGAGATTAATCTCTGGCGAATTTCAAGGATTTTATCACCTGACTTAACTTACATACATATCACATAATATCAGCTTGTTACACTTGCGAACAAACTGACATTTTATTATGTGCGTACAAATTCGCAAAGTGAATAATCTGATTTAGAGCTTTGATTCGTTTAGGATAGAGTCTATAAGCAAGAATATTATTATAGGCTCTCAAAAACAATATTTACATCACTCGTTTTCGATTATCGAAACGATCAAATTATATTATCATGCATTTAGATTTGTTAGAAATAATAAGCGCTTTCGTTGTACTGTTTGCGATCATAGATGCACTTGGTTCGATTCCTATTGTACTGAGCATCAAACAAAAACAACGCATAAATCCTCTTACTGTGGTGGGAGCATCGTTTGGGGTGATGCTTGGCTTTTTATATGCCGGAGATATTGTGCTAAGCATGTTTGGTGTTGATATCAAGTCATTTGCAGTTGCAGGTTCTTTCGTTTTGTTTTTTATGGCGATGGAAATGACTTTAGGCGTTGAGATATTCAAAATGGATGGACCCGAGAAAGTTGCATCTATTGTGCCCCTTGCTTTCCCGTTAATTGCAGGTCCCGGGTCATTCACCTCCCTACTCTCACTTAGAGCTGAATATCAAACCATTAATATCATAATCGCACTTTCACTTAACATGATATTTGTATATTTGGTACTTGTGCTCACAGATAAGATAGAAAAATTTATCGGGAAAGGAGGAATCTATATTCTTCGAAAGTTTTTTGGCATCATTTTGTTGGCCATTGCGGTTAAACTATTTGCAACCAATATCGCCACTTTCTTTAATCATTAGATTATGGCACAAACTGGCTTTTCTTTCGGCCGCTTACTCAGAAGTTTTGGCTATGCAGCTAAAGGAATAGTAGCCTCATACTCAAAGAACCATGTCAATATCAAAATACACACTTTTGTTGCATTGACTGTAATCTTGCTGGGTATATTATTGACCATAAGTTCGATGGAATGGGCAATTTTGATCTTGTGCTGTGGAGTTGTGATTGCGGCTGAAATGTTCAATACCGCGATTGAAGCATTGGTAGATATGGTTTCTCCCAAATGGGATTCTAAGGCAGGACTTGTAAAAGATATTTCTGCGGGAGCAGTGTTGATATTAGCGATCACTTCTGTAGTAATCGGATTGATAATCTTTCTCCCTAAAATTATTGCTCTGTTGAATTAATTGATATTATCAAGCATTTGCTGAATTTCTGCATCTGTATCAAATAATTGTTGTTTACAGCGTTCAATGATCAACGATGCTTTTTTTACCAATGGTGACAATTCTTCTAAAGAGATGTCCTCTGATTCAAGTTTAGCCAATATTTCTTCAAGTTCTTTCAAAGAATCTGTATAGGATATTTTTTTTGCTGTAGCCATGTGTCGTAGAGATTATTGAATCAAAATTAGGGTTTGCTTTGAAAACAGAAAAACCGGCATTATAAACTGCAGGCTTTTCTGTTATATTATTTGAATACAATTACTTATCTGTTTTCGTATTGTTTGGCATAATACTTCTGATATTCACCACTTGTGATATTCTCCATCCAACTCTCATTTGCTAAATACCAGTCCACAGTTTTTTCAAGACCTTCTTCAAATTGCAGAGAAGGATGCCATCCGAGTTCTCTTTGCAGCTTAGACGAATCGATTGCATAACGTAAATCATGCCCTGCCCGGTCTGTAACAAAAGTAATCAGTTTAGCCGATTCTCCTTCCGGACGCCCCAGCTTTTTATCCATAATTTTACACAACAAATGAATTAAATCAATATTGGTCCATTCATTTATGCCTCCGATATTGTACGTCTCGCCGACCTTACCTTTATGGAAAATGGTATCAATCGCTGAGGCATGATCTTCTACAAATAACCAGTCTCTAATATTTTCACCTTTGCCATAAATTGGAATTGGCTTATTGTGTTTGATGTTGTTAATAGAAAGCGGAATTAGCTTTTCAGGGAACTGATGAGAGCCATAATTATTTGAACAATTTGAAACTACAACCGGAAGACCATACGTATGATGATAAGCCCGAACTAAATGATCAGAACTTGCTTTAGATGAGGAATATGGACTTCTTGGATCATACGAAGTAGTCTCTGCGAACATTCCTGTTTTTCCAAGAGAACCATATACTTCGTCTGTTGAAATGTGGTAAAAAAGACGACCTCCCATTTTTCCTTTCCATGATTCTTTTGCGGCGTGAATCAAGTTCACTGTTCCCAAAATATTTGTTCGGATAAAAGAAAACGGATCTGTAATTGATCTATCCACATGAGACTCAGCAGCAAGATGAATAACTCCTTGAAAATCATATTTATTAAACAAAGCCTGAATAGCTTCTGTATCTGTAATATCTGCTTTAACAAACGTATAATTAGGTCGTTGAGCGACATCTGTCAAATTCTCAAGATTCCCTGCATAAGTTAAAGCATCCAGATTAACAATATGATATTCAGGATATTTATTAACAAACAACCTTACAACATGAGATCCAATAAAGCCGGCACCGCCGGTAATTAAAATAGTTTTCATCTATCAAATTTATTAAAACAAGCCATATTTGTATTCCGCAAATAACCTGCTTACTGATTCATTACAAAAAACAACTGCAAAGATATAAAGATTGTATTAAAATGACTATTCCTGAATAATACACACCAATTATTGTTGTTCATTTAATAACCAAACAAAGATTGCGTTTTAGAGCCTCAGAAATTGGATTTTTGTTTGTAGTCACAAAAAAAGTAATTACTTTTGCATTTATATGAATAAGTGAGATTTGGTTCTAAATTCCAGATTTCACAAGCTCCTAAATACTCTAAATCTTACACAGCGTATGGACTTAATGGATGACAACAATGCTCAACTTCCGGTAAATGAAGTTAGCAAAGCCGAATCAATTGCTTTACAAGAAACCGAAAGTGGAATTGTAGATCAGGAACAAGAGAATGTTGACACAACAAACAACTTTACTGAAGCTTATGTTGCTCTTTCTCAAACGGAATTAGTAGAAAAGCTCAAAGAAGTTATGAATAAGTCTGTTGCTGAAATAGAAAAAGAAGAGATTGATGCAATCAGGCAATTATTCTACAAGAAGAATAAAGCCGAGATAGAAAATCAGAAAAAAGCTTTTATAGAGAATGGTGGTGAAGAATCGGCCTTCGAACCGGAGACAGATAACAACGAGATTGTTCTGAAAGAATTGCTTCAAAAATACAGAGAAGAAAAAGCCTCCCATTATGATGCAGTCGAAAAAGAAAGAGAAGAAAATCTTTCTAAGAAAGTGGCTATTCTTGACCAACTAAAAACGATTGCAGAATCAGGAGATTTGGGAGAATCTCTGTCTGTATTTCGGAAACTTCAGCAAGAATGGAAAGCAATAGGCCAGGTGCCACAAGCCAAAGTCAATGAATTGTGGAAAACCTACAATTTATACATGGAGCGTTTCTATGATTTGATAAAGATCAACAATGAAATGCGCGACTATGATTTCAAAAAGAATCTGGAACAGAAAACCGTGCTTTGTGATACGGCAGAAAAGCTTACTGAAGAAAAAGATGTGGTTGCTGCATCACGTTTGCTTCAAAAACTCCACGAAGAATGGAGAGAAATTGGCCCTGTTGCCCGCGAACTCAGAGAAGATTTGTGGAATCGTTTTAAGAATGCCTCCACTGTCATCAATAAGAAACATCAGGAATTTTTTGCTTCTCTGAAAGCGCAGGAAGAAGTAAATCTAACTGCAAAAACAGCTTTATGTGAACAAGTGGAAGCTATTGACCTTACCACATTAAAGACATATAAAGACTGGGAAGCAAAAACTACTGAAATAGTTGGACTTCAGCAGCAATGGAAAACCATTGGATTTGCACCAAGAAAAGAAAACATCAAAATATACGAACGCTTCCGTTCTGCTTGCGATCAATTTTTCCGCTCCAAGAGCGAATTTATGAAAGCGACCAAAGCAGAACTTGACACGAACTATGAAAAAAAGAAAGCGTTGTGTGAAAAAGCTGAGTCGCTGAAAGACAGTACAGACTGGAAAGCAACTACACAAATAATGGTTGACATTCAAAAAGAATGGAAAACCGTAGGGCCTGTACAAAAGAAATATTCTGACATGCTTTGGAAGCGTTTTGTTTCTGCCTGTGATTATTTCTTTGAACAGAAAGAAAAAGTATTTTCTTCCAAAAAATCAGAAGAACATACAAACCTTGCACTCAAGAAGGATTTAATCGATAGCATTGCTAATTTTGTCAAAGGGGAAGATATTCAGGAATCATTAAATGAGTTGAAAGCCCTTATTGCAAAATGGAGTACAATCGGACACGTTCCGTTCAAGGAGAAAGACAAGATTTTCAAAGCATTCAAAGATGCAGTGAACAAGCAAATGGATGCATTAAATATTGATGCAATAAACAGAAAATTAATATCTTTCAAGGATAATATCGAAAAAATTGCAGACGGAGAACATCCGAATCAGCTATATCGTGAACGTGAAAAATTATTGCGGATTTACGATAGTTTGAAAGCTGAAATTTCCACCTATGAAAACAATATGGGTTTCATTTCTGCCAAATCAAAAAAATCTGATCTTATAGTTCAGGAACTTGAACACAAAATCGAGCGACTGAAAGAAGAACGCAATTTAATTGAAAAGAAAATCAAACTGATAGACGAGAGTCTGTAATTAGAATCATTCATATTTTATATTTATCAAAAAAGCTAATTAGGGTTATTGCAAGTATTTGGGATATTTTCGATAGCCAAATAGCATGTATTGCTTAATTTATTTACATTAATTACTTCTTAAAATGGATTTTAGAGACGAAAGAAGGCAACGTCCCGAATATAACTCGGGAGATAATGCCAGCCGTGATGGTAACAAAAGAGAAGGACATTCGCGTCCACGTATTTCAAGAAACCCGGGTACCGGACCTGTATCATCTTCGAACTTTGACAGGCCCCGTTATGACAGACCCAGAGAAAACGACAATCAACAACAACGCCCGTACAACCGCAATTACAACAATCAGGAAGGTGGCTATCAACAGCGTCCTTCTTATAACCGTGACAATAATGGCGGTGGTGGTTACAACCGTAACTACAACCGACCAAACTCTGACCGTCCTTACAACAGAGATTATAACAACAACAATAATAATCGTTCTTATAATCAGAATAGCGACGGACAACAACAATCATACAATCGCTACAACAGAGACGGAAATTCATACCAACCTCGTCAACAGCAGTATAGAGATGGCAACGACCAACAACGCAGACCATCGTACAGAGAAGGAGGAGATAATTACCAACGGAACAACTACAGAGATGGAGGTCAACGTCCCTACTCCAATCGTCCCTTTAACAACCGTGGAGGTGGATACGGACAACGCCCGGGTGGATACAACAATCCCCGTCAAGGTAGTTTTTCTCATGGCAAAATGTATGAACAACCAGCTGTTGATCCGAACGAACCAATCCGCTTAAACAAATATCTTGCTAATGCAGGTATTTGCTCGCGTCGCGAAGCTGACGAATACATACAAGCCGGCGTTGTAAGCGTTAACGGTAAAGTTGTTCAGGAACTTGGAGTCAAAGTTCTGCCAACAGACAAAATCATGTTTCATGAACAGCCGGTGCAAACAGAACGTAAGATCTACATCCTGCTCAATAAGCCAAAAGATTTTGTAACAACTGTAGACGATCCAAAAGAACGTAATACAGTTCTTGATTTGGTGAGAAATGCATGCAAAGAAAGAATTTATCCGGTTGGCCGTTTGGACAGAAGTACAACGGGAGTTTTACTCCTTACCAATGACGG contains these protein-coding regions:
- the rlmD gene encoding 23S rRNA (uracil(1939)-C(5))-methyltransferase RlmD, with the translated sequence MRRTKKPLPILENVTILDVAAEGKAIAKNNDMVIFVPYVAPSDIVDIQLTRKKNSYAEGKAVNFHSYSTERVEPVCEHFGVCGGCKWQHLNYQAQLKYKQQQVTDNLTRIGKIELPDISPILGSKDITHYRNKLEFTFSNKRWMTDEEIKSNAQFEDMNALGFHIPTYFDKVLDIKKCWLQDDIANQIRLAVRSYAIEHHLAFFDLRNQAGFLRNMIIRTSTTGELMLIMVFFKEEKEKRENLLDHLLSLFPNITSLVYIINEKVNDTITDQDVILYHGRDHIFEQMEDLKFKIGAKSFYQTNSKQAYELYKIVRDFAQLSGNELVYDLYTGTGTIANFVSHQAKKVVGIEYVPEAIEDAKVNSELNSVQNTLFYAGDMKDILNNDFINEHGHPDVIITDPPRAGMHTNVVDAIIFAAPKRIVYVSCNPATQARDLSLLDEQYKVTRVQPVDMFPHTHHVENVVLLEKR
- a CDS encoding MarC family protein, which codes for MIMHLDLLEIISAFVVLFAIIDALGSIPIVLSIKQKQRINPLTVVGASFGVMLGFLYAGDIVLSMFGVDIKSFAVAGSFVLFFMAMEMTLGVEIFKMDGPEKVASIVPLAFPLIAGPGSFTSLLSLRAEYQTINIIIALSLNMIFVYLVLVLTDKIEKFIGKGGIYILRKFFGIILLAIAVKLFATNIATFFNH
- a CDS encoding diacylglycerol kinase family protein, with protein sequence MAQTGFSFGRLLRSFGYAAKGIVASYSKNHVNIKIHTFVALTVILLGILLTISSMEWAILILCCGVVIAAEMFNTAIEALVDMVSPKWDSKAGLVKDISAGAVLILAITSVVIGLIIFLPKIIALLN
- the xseB gene encoding exodeoxyribonuclease VII small subunit, producing MATAKKISYTDSLKELEEILAKLESEDISLEELSPLVKKASLIIERCKQQLFDTDAEIQQMLDNIN
- the rfbB gene encoding dTDP-glucose 4,6-dehydratase yields the protein MKTILITGGAGFIGSHVVRLFVNKYPEYHIVNLDALTYAGNLENLTDVAQRPNYTFVKADITDTEAIQALFNKYDFQGVIHLAAESHVDRSITDPFSFIRTNILGTVNLIHAAKESWKGKMGGRLFYHISTDEVYGSLGKTGMFAETTSYDPRSPYSSSKASSDHLVRAYHHTYGLPVVVSNCSNNYGSHQFPEKLIPLSINNIKHNKPIPIYGKGENIRDWLFVEDHASAIDTIFHKGKVGETYNIGGINEWTNIDLIHLLCKIMDKKLGRPEGESAKLITFVTDRAGHDLRYAIDSSKLQRELGWHPSLQFEEGLEKTVDWYLANESWMENITSGEYQKYYAKQYENR
- a CDS encoding DUF349 domain-containing protein codes for the protein MDDNNAQLPVNEVSKAESIALQETESGIVDQEQENVDTTNNFTEAYVALSQTELVEKLKEVMNKSVAEIEKEEIDAIRQLFYKKNKAEIENQKKAFIENGGEESAFEPETDNNEIVLKELLQKYREEKASHYDAVEKEREENLSKKVAILDQLKTIAESGDLGESLSVFRKLQQEWKAIGQVPQAKVNELWKTYNLYMERFYDLIKINNEMRDYDFKKNLEQKTVLCDTAEKLTEEKDVVAASRLLQKLHEEWREIGPVARELREDLWNRFKNASTVINKKHQEFFASLKAQEEVNLTAKTALCEQVEAIDLTTLKTYKDWEAKTTEIVGLQQQWKTIGFAPRKENIKIYERFRSACDQFFRSKSEFMKATKAELDTNYEKKKALCEKAESLKDSTDWKATTQIMVDIQKEWKTVGPVQKKYSDMLWKRFVSACDYFFEQKEKVFSSKKSEEHTNLALKKDLIDSIANFVKGEDIQESLNELKALIAKWSTIGHVPFKEKDKIFKAFKDAVNKQMDALNIDAINRKLISFKDNIEKIADGEHPNQLYREREKLLRIYDSLKAEISTYENNMGFISAKSKKSDLIVQELEHKIERLKEERNLIEKKIKLIDESL
- a CDS encoding pseudouridine synthase, with amino-acid sequence MDFRDERRQRPEYNSGDNASRDGNKREGHSRPRISRNPGTGPVSSSNFDRPRYDRPRENDNQQQRPYNRNYNNQEGGYQQRPSYNRDNNGGGGYNRNYNRPNSDRPYNRDYNNNNNNRSYNQNSDGQQQSYNRYNRDGNSYQPRQQQYRDGNDQQRRPSYREGGDNYQRNNYRDGGQRPYSNRPFNNRGGGYGQRPGGYNNPRQGSFSHGKMYEQPAVDPNEPIRLNKYLANAGICSRREADEYIQAGVVSVNGKVVQELGVKVLPTDKIMFHEQPVQTERKIYILLNKPKDFVTTVDDPKERNTVLDLVRNACKERIYPVGRLDRSTTGVLLLTNDGDLASKLTHPKYNKKKIYHVYLDKPLTKADMEQIVSGIELEDGEIHADEVHYVADDDRQQVGIEIHSGRNRIVRRIFDHLGYRVKRLDRVFFAGLTKKNLPRGKWRFLSQSEVNMLKMGAFE